The DNA window tttcAGTGTAATCAACCGCTGCGCTGCCCACCCATGAAGGGAAATCTGAGAACCCCTCAGTGGGAAGATTGAACATTTCGGCTAGTCCGCTCTCGGGAATAACGATAATATTGTTTTTCACTATGGAGACAATGACATCGCCGAGCATGGATGCATTATCGAAAAATTCCAACACCTCTGGAATGAATagaggtccggattcttcgaggaaacCGCGAAGGCCGGTGTCGTCAAGGGATTCAAAAAGTATCTCCCTTACTTCAACATCCTCCATGTCGAGGACAAATTCGAAGTCGATGCATAGGTAGTTTCTAAAAGTGCGATGAGACATGTTTCTGATTTTGCTTAAAGAGAGAGAGTTTACAATATTTTGTTTGGAGGTGTGTTGGTGTGAAGGGGAGAGGTTTCTTAAATAGATATgaaattggagggaaagtttgagcatttaatgttgatattccgttttgtctcattaatgctaggaatatttgtattttcaaaACGCCTTGGGAAGTGGTTActttttgaccggttgcggagcccGAGGCTGAGAATCTAGTTGGAAAGGAACTAAGTTTATGTAATTCCCCATGCAGTTGGAATTCAAAAGTTTGTTTTCATTAATGGAAAAGGAATTACAATAAACCGAAAGAAACATAGATTAAACCGAAAGAGATCATAATTGAGTAGGATAACAATACAACCGGTACATggagcaaaatgaccggttgttgGAGGAGTGACTTTAATGGCCGGAGTTGGTAAGGTTccggttcttcttcttccaggcCTTCTCGAATCGCTAATAGAAGGAGTCGGCAGATTCTCTGGTCACGACTTGGGACTGGTTCAGCCCCTCGCCCGGACATAGCGGAACCCCGAGTTCCATAAGTATATAGCTGATCTGAGGAATGAAGTCGGTATGACGGGTGGTGATCATCCAAATCAGGATGTCaaacaacacccttgaccaATTGACCGGAGTATCAGTTGTGATAGCGGTCATGATGTTGAAGACGGTGGCGCAGTAGGTGTTTGTGACGTCTTTCCCCAAGATGGATCTACTGATGatgtcattgagaagctggtattcagccctcaatgatGACCGAGCTCCGTGGTCATCGATCGGACGGTTCGAGCGAGAGAAGTTCAAAGAGATTTCGGCTTTTAGTTCGTCCGGAGCGTTCAGATCGGTAAGACCTTGcttcggaaggtcgaagcaCCGAGCAAAATCACGCTCGGAGAAGTCAAACACGGTTCCTCCAACCCTAGATTGGATGAGGGTATCAAAGTATGGAGTACCGCGAAAGACCCTAGCGTTATGGAAAAATTCGAGTACGGTCTCagggaagatgacatgtttgtcatctagaaagggTTTCAGACCGATACTCTCTAGAGATTTAAGCATCTTGAATATCTCATAATgttccggctgggtttcatcagcACCCGTTTGGTCAtagacaaaccgtctgaaaaccggaacctcatcttcactatcagaatgaatattgttatttttcaatctgttgtgtagatcaaaggatgatacGGTGTTattttcaaccgattcatcgaatacaacatgaagagattcctccacggttaaagttctagtattatatactctatatgctttactaactgctgagtaacctagcattatcccaatatcggattttgcatcaatagcagataagtagtttttcccatttatgtgaatgtaacacttaTAACCGAAAATTTTGAGATACCTAATgttaggaatcctatcaaaatgcacttcatacggtgttttgttgtgaaacttgttgatcaaagaccggttttgtgcataacatgcagtattgatagcctcagcccagaatttttgagcaacacatgaatcggctatcatggaccttgcggcttccttaagagttcgatttcttctctcggccaggccattctgttgaggagttctagcactagacaactcgtgtctaatgccggattcatcaagaaattcatttagagtactatttgtaaattcagttcctctatcactcatAATGATgtttatgcgtgttgatttttcattttgcaaacgtttaagcaatgtaattaaatttgatgcggtttcacgtttagatgccaaaaatatgacccatgtatacctagaataatcatcaacaactaccatggtgtaaagcataccacctagactggtgaccctaatcggtccaaataaatccatgtgaaggagacctaggcatcggttagactgaatgtgtcatttactcttgaaggttgacttagtttgtttacccatttgacatgctgaacacaccttatctttattaaataaaagacaatcaaaacttaagttcctaaagaaaattggggcaatgcctttccgtgtcatgacccatgaagtttatggttttggttggataGGTTTCGCAAAAGCGAGGGTGTCTTTCCTCAACCTTAGGCTCCTGAGGATGAATCTATACGGGGATTCATAAGCCTTGATACGgttgtacccaacaagagaccaaaaggcaaagttttggatcttgaggcatggggatgaatcctacattggatgtggatcatcaaccgagaattataataagttataattagtaattgttACTTACCTTGAACACACAAGACCTAAGGCAGTGCAAAAGTACATTGGGGATTGTCTGTAATGGGTTCttggaatcattttattcataagggactataaaaacttgaataaaatgtgcattcacttattttaaattgttcaattataagtattttgcaaatttcaaaacataaactgatttgtatgtcatttatattatgtagaatatgtcgaacgataatttgaaattctctttgcgctcaattgttgagaaaaacaagctcAATGAAACGAACTTCCTTTATTGGGAAAGGAATCTGAGAATTATTCTTAGGTCTGAGGGACGTGAGGACGTCCTAACTACCCCTATCCCTACTGTGACCGGAACCTCATTAGATGAGGAGAAGGCAACATCAACTCGGGTGAAAACTGAAGCATTACCTGTTACTTGCCACATGCTAGCTGCAATGGAGACTGAATTACAAAAGCGGTTTTTGCATTCTGATGCTTATACTATCATAACTGAACTGAAAACGCTGTTTCAGGATCAGGCAAGGATAGAGCGATATGAGACTCACAAGGCTATACTTGATAGCAAGCTTGTGAAGGGAAAACCAGTGAGTCCTCATGTGATTAGCCTAACTGGGCTTTTCAAGAGGATGGAAAATCTGGGGACCCCATATGACCAAGAGTTGGCCACTGATATTGTTCTTAGATCCTTACATGATGGTTTTGCAACATTTAGAAtgcaataccatatgaatggtCTAAAGTATGATCTGAATGAGCTCCATAACATGCTTAAAAATACTGAAGGCAATATTACTgatgacaagaagaaggaagttcTAAA is part of the Impatiens glandulifera chromosome 1, dImpGla2.1, whole genome shotgun sequence genome and encodes:
- the LOC124924897 gene encoding uncharacterized protein LOC124924897, giving the protein METELQKRFLHSDAYTIITELKTLFQDQARIERYETHKAILDSKLVKGKPVSPHVISLTGLFKRMENLGTPYDQELATDIVLRSLHDGFATFRMQYHMNGLKYDLNELHNMLKNTEGNITDDKKKEVLNVNNGKGFKKVTKKKNNDQEKGKQVAKPKGGEKPKMVDDHDCFYYKAKGH